The Scomber japonicus isolate fScoJap1 chromosome 9, fScoJap1.pri, whole genome shotgun sequence genome includes a region encoding these proteins:
- the LOC128365110 gene encoding isotocin-neurophysin IT 1 has protein sequence MTGTAVSVCLLFLLSVCSACYISNCPIGGKRSIMDAPLRKCMSCGPGDRGRCFGPSICCGEGLGCLLGSPETAHCVEENYLLTPCQAGGRPCGSEGGRCAASGLCCDAESCTTDQTCLIEEEGDDQASQFDGSDPGDIILRFLHLAGHSSPHRIHQ, from the exons ATGACTGGaactgctgtgtctgtgtgcctaCTTTTTCTGCTGTCTGTATGTTCTGCGTGCTACATTTCTAACTGTCCCATTGGTGGGAAGAGGTCCATCATGGATGCCCCACTGCGCAAG TGTATGTCCTGTGGCCCCGGGGATAGGGGCCGCTGCTTTGGACCCAGTATCTGCTGTGGGGAGGGCCTTGGTTGCCTGCTGGGTTCTCCAGAAACAGCTCACTGCGTGGAGGAAAACTACCTACTCACTCCTTGCCAGGCAGGAGGGAGGCCGTGTGGATCTGAGGGTGGACGCTGTGCTGCTTCAGGACTCTGCTGTGATGCAG AAAGCTGCACCACAGACCAAACCTGCCTCATCGAAGAGGAGGGAGATGATCAAGCCAGCCAATTCGACGGCAGCGACCCTGGAGACATCATCCTCAGGTTCCTGCATCTGGCTGGCCACTCTTCTCCTCATCGAATTCACCAATGA
- the LOC128365111 gene encoding fatty acid-binding protein, liver-type-like, protein MSFSGKYQLDSQENFEPFMKAIGLPDDLIQKGKDIKSISEIEETGNNFKVTVTTGSKVLVNTFTIGQEAELETITGEKVKAVVQRDGNKLKVSLKGIESVTEMVDGNTIVNTMTLGGIVYKRTSKRM, encoded by the exons ATGTCTTTCTCTGGAAAATACCAGCTGGACTCTCAGGAGAACTTTGAGCCTTTCATGAAGGCCATTG GTCTCCCTGATGATCTCATCCAGAAAGGCAAAGACATCAAGAGCATCTCTGAAATCGAAGAGACAGGCAACAACTTCAAAGTGACAGTCACTACCGGCTCAAAGGTCCTCGTCAACACCTTCACCATTGGACAGGAGGCCGAGCTGGAGACTATCACTGGAGAGAAGGTCAAG GCTGTGGTTCAGCGAGATGGCAACAAGCTGAAGGTCTCCCTAAAGGGAATTGAGTCCGTCACAGAAATGGTGGATGGGAACACAATTGTCAAT ACTATGACTCTTGGCGGTATCGTATACAAGAGGACGAGCAAACGCATGTAA
- the smyd1b gene encoding histone-lysine N-methyltransferase SMYD1b: MENVEIFNTAEKGRGLKATKEFWAGDVIFSEPGLSAVVFDSLAENICHSCFRRQEKLQRCGQCKFAHYCDRTCQRAGWAEHKQECGAIKSYGKAPNESIRLVARIMWRLDKEGSIVSDMQLTTLDELEDHITDMQEDELKELKVDIHNFLEYWPRGCKQHTLDAVSHMFGVVNCNGFSVSDQRGLQAVGVGLFPNLCLVNHDCWPNCTVILNHGKIELRALGKIEEGEELTVAYVDFLNLTEERQRHLKSQYFFECTCEHCKNHIKDDLKLAGKEVDGVKPSEEQVKEATDFCWKMLEKMEEARLKGDYHEVVKICKECIEKTDPVLADTHIYLLRIWSTLSEVQAYLQYFDDAADYARKMVEGYMKLYHPNNAALGMAAMRAGVTHWQAGQIEIAHGMICKAYAIIMVTHGPTHPITKDLEAMRVQTEMELRMFKQNEYVYHSMREAALKNKPMTMLHEPKSVEEGIKNLFHRRK; encoded by the exons ATGGAGAACGTGGAAATATTTAACACAGCTGAAAAGGGGAGGGGTCTGAAGGCTACCAAGGAGTTTTGGGCTGGAGATGTCATTTTTTCTGAGCCTGGTCTTTCAGCTGTTGTGTTTGACAG tctggCAGAGAATATTTGCCACAGCTGTTTCCGTAGACAAGAGAAGCTCCAAAGGTGTGGCCAGTGCAAATTTGCTCATTACTGTGATCGAACCTGCCAGCGGGCCGGCTGGGCTGAACACAAGCAAGAATGTGGTGCCATCAAATCTTATGGCAAGGCACCCAATGAGAGCATCCG tttGGTGGCCCGCATCATGTGGCGCCTCGACAAGGAGGGCAGCATAGTATCTGACATGCAGCTGACCACACTGGACGAACTGGAAGACCACATTACTGACATGCAAGAGGATGAGCTGAAGGAACTGAAAGTGGACATCCACAATTTCCTGGAGTACTGGCCTCGTGGCTGCAAGCAGCATACGCTTGACGCTGTCTCTCATATGTTTGGAGTG GTTAACTGCAATGGCTTTAGTGTGAGTGACCAAAGGGGACTTCAGGCAGTCGGAGTGGGTCTCTTCCCGAATCTGTGTCTTGTGAATCATGACTGCTGGCCAAACTGTACTGTCATCCTCAACCATGGAAA GATTGAACTGCGTGCTCTGGGTAAGATtgaagaaggagaggagctAACAGTGGCGTATGTAGACTTCTTGAATTTGACTgaggagagacaaagacaccTGAAATCACAATACTTCTTTGAATGCACATGTGAACACTGCAAAAACCACATCAAAGATGACTTAAAACTGGCGGGAAAGGAAGTGGATGGAGTCAag CCTTCAGAGGAGCAGGTAAAAGAGGCAACAGATTTTTGCTGGAAAATGCTGGAGAAGATGGAAGAGGCTCGTTTAAAGGGAGACTACCATGAG gTGGTAAAAATCTGCAAAGAGTGCATAGAAAAAACAGACCCAGTCTTGGCTGACACTCACATCTACCTGCTGAGGATTTGGAGCACATTAAGTGAAGTGCAAGCCTACTTGCAGTACTTCGACGATGCTGCAGACTACGCCCGCAAAATGGTGGAGGGTTACAT GAAGCTGTACCACCCAAACAACGCTGCTCTTGGCATGGCCGCTATGCGAGCAGGAGTGACCCACTGGCAGGCTGGGCAGATAGAAATTGCTCACGGGATGATCTGCAAGGCCTATGCCATTATCATGGTCACTCACGGCCCAACACATCCCATCACCAAGGACCTTGAA GCAATGCGCGTACAGACAGAGATGGAGCTGAGGATGTTTAAGCAGAATGAATACGTTTACCACAGTATGAGAGAGGCGGCCCTGAAGAACAAACCAATGACCATGCTGCATGAACCCAAGTCTGTGGAGGAGGGAATCAAGAACCTCTTCCACCGGAGGAAATAA
- the sprb gene encoding sepiapterin reductase b, whose amino-acid sequence MSDIHSTTIRTLSRCICIITGASKGFGRALAHQVSHYMKPGSVLLLVARTRTLLQELKEELQSFTGNQSLVVHCVTADLSTRDGVNETVSAARQQSSNEIDHVLLINNAASLGNISPFTNFTNLDQVNSYLSFNVSSPLALTAGILQVFPPRAGLRWSVVNCSSIFAVQTMPSWVLYCTGKSARVMMFRVLAAEEPNVKVLSYSPGPLDTEMQKDILRLTGIRNNVFPCKESAAKLMKVLLDDEFTSGSHLDFFQL is encoded by the exons ATGTCCGACATCCACTCTACAACTATCAGGACTCTCAGCCGGTGTATCTGTATCATCACAGGAGCCTCTAAGGGGTTTGGACGGGCGCTGGCACACCAA GTGTCCCACTATATGAAGCCTggctctgtgctgctgctggtggctCGCACCAGGACTTTGCTCCAGGAGCTGAAGGAAGAGCTGCAGAGCTTCACTGGGAACCAGAGCCTGGTGGTTCACTGTGTCACGGCTGATCTGAGCACACGAGATGGTGTGAATGAGACAGTGAGTGCAGCAAGACAGCAGAGTTCAAATGAAATAGATCATGTGCTTCTCATCAACAATGCTG cCTCCTTAGGTAACATCTCTCCATTTACGAATTTCACCAACCTTGACCAGGTGAACTCCTACCTGTCCTTCAATGTTAGCTCTCCTCTGGCACTGACTGCAGGGATTCTGCAGGTGTTTCCACCGAGAGCGGGCCTGCGATGGAGCGTGGTGAACTGCTCCTCAATTTTTGCAGTGCAGACCATGCCATCTTGGGTGCTGTACTGCACCGGCAAATCAGCCAGGGTGATGATGTTCAGGGTACTCGCTGCGGAGGAGCCAAACGTCAAAGTCCTCAGCTACTCTCCAG GTCCTTTGGACACAGAGATGCAGAAAGACATTCTGAGGTTAACAGGCATCCGTAATAATGTATTTCCATGCAAGGAGTCTGCAGCCAAACTGATGAAGGTGCTTCTGGACGATGAGTTCACATCAGGGTCACACCTCGACTTCTTCCAACTGTGA